The following are encoded together in the Micromonospora lupini genome:
- a CDS encoding NADH-quinone oxidoreductase subunit N — MSAVQSVDSVAMLPAYLAAGTAVLVLIVDLVLARPRATVAVAALGAFGTAVGAVVVGAGGERRTFCVGADCSWVFGGRAAVVAAVVALLTVGVLGLSVPALGAGRSPVGEYAFLLACSMTGGVVLGAAGDLITLIVALETLTLPLYVLVGLRRGSLASAEAAVTFFVVSVVATTVSLLGAALLYAVTGSLHLDRLGALLAERPELRELPLTTAAVALLLLGLAFKVAAVPFHAWAPATYDGAPLPVAAYLSTASKLGGLVALLAVVQRALPADQTGPVLALLAVLTMTVGNLVALRQRRTVRLLAWSSVAQAGYILAPLGALALAAGRTDEARTAAYAAAVAYAVFFVVLELAAFAGVTALRPASADGGTLDDLRGAARRHPWRGAALGLALVGLAGLPPGLAGLFAKVTVVRSLLDGGAAWLALVVALNAVVGLAYYLRVTAALWAPTATPGNAAPAVPVGGVVAAVLAVATVTAVVLGFAPQLVLDLAAR; from the coding sequence ATGAGCGCGGTGCAGAGCGTGGACAGCGTGGCGATGCTGCCGGCGTACCTGGCGGCCGGCACCGCCGTACTCGTGCTGATCGTCGATCTTGTGCTGGCGCGGCCTCGGGCCACGGTCGCGGTGGCCGCGCTCGGCGCGTTCGGCACCGCAGTCGGCGCCGTCGTCGTCGGCGCGGGCGGCGAACGGCGCACGTTCTGCGTCGGCGCCGACTGTTCCTGGGTCTTCGGCGGCCGGGCGGCAGTGGTCGCCGCGGTGGTGGCGCTGCTCACAGTGGGTGTGCTCGGGCTGTCGGTGCCGGCGCTAGGGGCCGGGCGGTCGCCGGTGGGGGAGTACGCCTTCCTGCTCGCCTGCTCGATGACAGGCGGTGTGGTGCTCGGCGCGGCCGGCGACCTGATCACCCTGATCGTGGCGTTGGAGACGCTTACCCTGCCGCTGTACGTGCTTGTCGGCCTGCGCCGGGGCAGCCTGGCCAGCGCCGAGGCGGCGGTGACGTTCTTCGTGGTGAGCGTGGTGGCCACCACGGTCAGCCTGCTCGGCGCGGCGCTGCTGTACGCGGTGACCGGTTCGCTGCACCTGGACCGGCTCGGCGCGCTGCTGGCCGAGCGGCCGGAGCTGCGCGAGCTGCCGCTGACCACCGCCGCCGTGGCGCTGCTGCTGCTCGGGCTGGCGTTCAAGGTGGCGGCGGTGCCGTTCCACGCCTGGGCGCCGGCCACCTACGACGGCGCTCCGCTGCCGGTGGCCGCGTACCTGTCGACGGCGTCGAAGCTGGGCGGCCTCGTCGCGTTGCTGGCGGTGGTGCAGCGGGCGCTCCCGGCGGACCAGACCGGCCCGGTGCTCGCCCTGCTGGCGGTGCTCACGATGACAGTCGGCAACCTGGTGGCGCTGCGCCAGCGGCGTACCGTCCGACTGCTCGCCTGGTCCTCGGTGGCGCAGGCCGGTTACATCCTGGCCCCGCTGGGCGCGTTGGCGCTGGCCGCCGGCCGCACCGACGAGGCGCGGACCGCCGCGTACGCCGCCGCGGTGGCGTACGCCGTCTTCTTCGTGGTGTTGGAGCTTGCCGCGTTCGCCGGGGTGACCGCGCTGCGCCCGGCGAGTGCGGACGGCGGCACGCTTGACGACCTGCGCGGGGCGGCCCGCCGGCACCCGTGGCGGGGCGCGGCGCTCGGTCTCGCGCTCGTGGGTCTGGCCGGGCTGCCGCCGGGCCTGGCCGGCCTGTTCGCGAAGGTGACAGTGGTCCGATCCCTGCTCGACGGCGGCGCGGCCTGGCTGGCGCTCGTGGTGGCGCTGAACGCGGTGGTCGGGTTGGCGTACTACCTGCGTGTGACGGCCGCGCTGTGGGCCCCGACGGCGACACCGGGCAACGCGGCGCCGGCCGTACCGGTGGGGGGTGTGGTGGCGGCGGTGCTGGCGGTGGCCACGGTGACAGCCGTGGTGCTGGGCTTCGCCCCACAGTTGGTGCTTGATCTCGCCGCCCGCTGA
- a CDS encoding complex I subunit 4 family protein, whose translation MTLGQVLLVAVLVVPALGAVAVAATPRDLAARIVGTVAAALTLLAAVPLVFGGRGWFAWSAGTPAVRPWHQVDLPWVPGLALRFHLGVDGISWPLVVLTALLTLLCCAYTVWRVPGGGSGRALVALLLVVEVGILGTFLALDLVLFFLFFEVVLLPMYAIIAGWGGADRRRAARKFALYTLFGSVLLLVGVYVVVAAAGTADVVALTGGGGLSRGTQLAAFTLLALAFAVKSPLWPLHSWLPDAHTQAPTVGSVVLAGVLLKMGTYGLIRVAVGVAPEGARWAAPVLGVLAVAAILVGSLICLAQAEVKRLIAYSSVGHMGFVLLGVATLTATGIQAALIGNVAHGVITGLLFFLAGAVKDRTGTGALAELSGLRETAPRLAGLLAFAAIASLGLPGLAGFWGEAFAVVAAIQVGGALWTTLGVLAAVGGALTAAYFLRLLRQVTHGRPSPVVGPVGSGLAGAELTAWAPLVLLALAIGLVPALVLGVAEAPVDALIGVVSR comes from the coding sequence ATGACGCTTGGGCAGGTTCTGCTCGTCGCCGTGCTTGTGGTGCCGGCGCTGGGTGCGGTCGCGGTGGCGGCGACTCCCCGGGACCTGGCGGCACGGATCGTCGGCACCGTCGCGGCGGCCCTGACCCTGCTGGCCGCCGTGCCGTTGGTGTTCGGTGGGCGGGGGTGGTTCGCCTGGTCGGCAGGTACGCCCGCGGTGCGCCCCTGGCACCAGGTCGATCTGCCCTGGGTGCCCGGTCTGGCCCTGCGCTTCCACCTCGGCGTCGACGGCATCTCCTGGCCGCTCGTGGTGCTGACCGCGCTGCTCACCCTGCTCTGCTGCGCGTACACGGTGTGGCGGGTGCCGGGCGGCGGCAGCGGTCGGGCGCTGGTGGCCCTGCTGCTGGTGGTCGAGGTGGGCATCCTCGGCACGTTCCTCGCCCTGGACCTGGTGCTGTTCTTCCTCTTCTTCGAGGTCGTCCTGCTGCCGATGTACGCGATCATCGCCGGCTGGGGAGGCGCGGACCGGCGGCGGGCGGCCCGCAAGTTCGCGCTCTACACCCTGTTCGGGTCGGTGCTGCTGCTGGTCGGCGTGTATGTCGTGGTCGCCGCGGCGGGCACCGCCGACGTGGTCGCGCTGACCGGTGGGGGCGGCCTGTCCCGGGGCACCCAGTTGGCCGCGTTCACGTTGTTGGCGCTCGCGTTCGCGGTGAAGAGTCCACTCTGGCCGCTGCACTCCTGGCTGCCCGACGCGCACACGCAGGCCCCGACCGTGGGCAGCGTCGTGCTTGCGGGCGTGCTGCTCAAGATGGGCACGTACGGCCTGATCCGGGTGGCGGTGGGGGTCGCCCCGGAGGGCGCCCGCTGGGCCGCGCCGGTGCTCGGCGTGCTGGCGGTCGCCGCGATCCTTGTCGGCTCGCTCATCTGCCTGGCACAGGCCGAGGTGAAGCGCCTCATCGCGTATTCCAGCGTGGGTCACATGGGCTTCGTGCTGCTGGGCGTCGCCACGCTTACCGCCACAGGCATCCAGGCGGCCCTGATCGGCAACGTCGCGCACGGCGTGATCACCGGTCTGCTGTTCTTCCTCGCCGGGGCCGTGAAGGACCGCACCGGCACGGGCGCGCTCGCCGAGCTGTCCGGGCTGCGGGAGACCGCGCCCCGGCTGGCCGGTCTGCTGGCGTTCGCGGCGATCGCGTCGCTCGGCCTGCCGGGGCTGGCCGGCTTCTGGGGGGAGGCGTTCGCGGTGGTCGCGGCGATCCAGGTGGGCGGCGCGCTGTGGACCACCCTCGGGGTGCTGGCGGCGGTCGGTGGCGCGCTCACTGCCGCGTACTTCCTGCGGTTGTTGCGTCAGGTCACCCACGGGCGGCCGAGCCCCGTGGTGGGCCCTGTCGGCTCGGGTCTGGCCGGCGCGGAGCTGACCGCGTGGGCCCCGCTGGTGCTGCTCGCGCTGGCCATCGGGTTGGTCCCGGCGCTGGTGCTCGGCGTCGCCGAGGCGCCCGTCGACGCCCTCATCGGGGTGGTCTCCCGATGA
- a CDS encoding NADH-quinone oxidoreductase subunit 5 family protein gives MTGLLGAALPAVPLVAGLLGLLLPPAPRRQGGPAGDDRARTAAVTIGVAGAAGALALAVALLVTVNGPTETSTTWVDIGGLRVTLGVRLDGAAALVAVAVAAVALAVQVYSIGYLRRGPHDDVDVDHRYPPYAAQIGLFTGAMLLVVVSGDLIMLLVGWEVMGLCSYLLIAHDRRLAGAPAAAMKAFLVTRVGDVGFLLGIALLGVSTGSFRIADVLAHDHSAATLTAAGLLLLAGVAGKSAQFPLHTWLPDAMAGPTPISALIHAATMVAAGVYAVTRLYPLFTAAPVTLTVLGVLGAITLLLGALAATAQDDIKRVLAWSTVSQLGYMTGALAVGSPSAALFHLLTHAAFKALLFLAAGAVIHAVGTTLMSEMGGLRRSMPVTFWCTVIGLGALAGVPPLAGFWSKDGVLTVAESAALEGTGPAPSWVGWLVWMAGLLGVAITAWYAGRLLLRAFFGEPRLPLVTPHDPPAVLRWPVLLLAVPAALLGLAGFVGAFADRLRFATVPVAGAEDGLVHVGPALLLPLALLAVGAGLVWARWQRDRTGDPATALGPLRPVFARAFRLDDVQHTLVVRPVRALARLARSGDEVVVDGAVEGSGRAASGLGAGLAALHRAALPRAAAGVLAGALLIGLAAALLGVTR, from the coding sequence GGTGGACCGGCCGGCGATGACCGGGCGCGGACGGCCGCCGTGACGATCGGCGTGGCCGGGGCTGCCGGCGCGCTGGCGTTGGCGGTCGCCCTGCTGGTGACTGTCAACGGTCCGACCGAGACGTCGACGACCTGGGTCGACATCGGTGGGCTGCGGGTGACCCTCGGCGTACGCCTGGACGGCGCCGCCGCCCTGGTGGCCGTCGCGGTCGCCGCGGTAGCCCTGGCCGTGCAGGTCTACTCGATCGGCTACCTGCGGCGTGGCCCGCACGACGACGTCGACGTCGACCACCGCTACCCGCCGTACGCCGCCCAGATCGGCCTCTTCACCGGCGCGATGCTGCTGGTGGTGGTCTCCGGCGACCTGATCATGCTGCTGGTGGGCTGGGAGGTGATGGGCCTCTGCTCGTACCTGCTCATCGCCCACGACCGCCGGCTCGCGGGGGCACCGGCCGCCGCGATGAAGGCGTTCCTGGTGACCCGGGTGGGTGACGTCGGGTTCCTGCTCGGCATCGCGCTGCTCGGCGTGTCGACGGGCAGTTTCCGGATCGCCGACGTGCTCGCGCACGACCACAGCGCCGCGACCCTGACCGCCGCCGGCCTGCTGCTGCTGGCCGGGGTGGCCGGCAAGAGCGCGCAGTTCCCGCTGCACACCTGGCTGCCGGACGCCATGGCCGGCCCGACGCCGATCTCCGCGCTGATCCACGCCGCGACGATGGTGGCCGCCGGGGTGTACGCGGTGACCCGCCTCTACCCGCTGTTCACGGCGGCTCCGGTGACGTTGACAGTGCTCGGGGTGCTCGGCGCGATCACCCTGCTGCTCGGGGCGCTCGCCGCGACCGCCCAGGACGACATCAAGCGTGTGCTGGCCTGGTCGACGGTGTCCCAGCTCGGCTACATGACCGGCGCGCTGGCCGTCGGCTCACCGTCGGCGGCGCTGTTCCACCTGCTCACCCACGCCGCGTTCAAGGCGCTGCTGTTCCTCGCCGCCGGCGCGGTGATCCACGCCGTGGGCACCACGCTGATGTCGGAGATGGGTGGTCTGCGGCGCAGCATGCCTGTGACGTTCTGGTGCACGGTGATCGGCCTCGGGGCCCTCGCCGGCGTGCCGCCGCTGGCCGGCTTCTGGAGCAAGGACGGCGTGTTGACTGTCGCCGAGTCGGCCGCGTTGGAGGGCACCGGGCCGGCGCCGTCGTGGGTGGGTTGGCTGGTCTGGATGGCCGGGTTGCTCGGTGTGGCGATCACCGCCTGGTACGCGGGCCGGCTGCTGCTGCGGGCCTTCTTCGGCGAGCCCCGGCTGCCGCTCGTCACGCCGCACGACCCTCCGGCGGTGTTGCGGTGGCCGGTGCTGCTGTTGGCAGTGCCTGCCGCGCTGCTCGGCCTGGCCGGGTTCGTGGGCGCGTTCGCCGACCGGCTGCGGTTCGCCACCGTGCCGGTCGCCGGCGCGGAGGACGGCCTGGTCCACGTCGGGCCGGCGCTGCTGCTGCCGTTGGCGCTGCTGGCGGTCGGCGCGGGCCTGGTGTGGGCGCGTTGGCAGCGGGACAGGACCGGCGACCCGGCGACCGCGCTGGGTCCGCTGCGGCCGGTCTTCGCCCGCGCGTTCCGGCTCGACGACGTCCAGCACACCCTTGTCGTACGTCCCGTCCGGGCGCTGGCCCGCCTCGCCCGCAGCGGCGACGAGGTGGTGGTCGACGGGGCGGTCGAGGGCAGCGGCCGTGCTGCCTCCGGCCTGGGCGCCGGGCTGGCCGCGCTGCACCGGGCGGCGCTGCCTCGGGCCGCCGCCGGTGTGCTGGCCGGCGCCCTGCTGATCGGCCTGGCCGCAGCCCTGCTGGGAGTGACCCGATGA